Proteins from a single region of Harmonia axyridis chromosome 4, icHarAxyr1.1, whole genome shotgun sequence:
- the LOC123678102 gene encoding probable aconitate hydratase, mitochondrial translates to MLKILHLSRKYSISVPMSKFDKAPLPYERLSKKLQVVRQKLNHPLTLGEKVLYSHLDDPEHQEIQRGMSYLRLRPDRVAMQDATAQMAVLQFISSGLSRVAVPTTIHCDHLIVAQKNAESDLKRSIEMSKEVFDFLGSASQKYGIGFWRPGAGIIHQIFLENYAFPGLLMIGTDSHTPNGGGLAGLCIGVGGADAVDVMANIPWEVKCPRYFGIKLVGKPSGWTCPKDIILKLAGILSVKGGTGAILEYFGPGTEEISATGMATICNMGAELGATTSVFPYNERMRNYLKATGRDDIMKIADEYKKDLLSPDENCKYDIVIDMDLNTLEPHVNGPYSPDLINPISKLGSNAKQKKWPINIKNALIGSCTNSSYEDMTRCASLVKEALSRGVKAKIPFYITPGSEQIRLTMERDGLIKLFTEFGGTVLANACGPCIGQWDRHDVKMGQKNTILCSYNRNFSGRNDLNPGTHSFLSSPEIVTAMSMEGTLKFDPTKDMLTDKEGKKFQLTPPKGSEFPPQGFAEGSSKLYVKPEDNAESVQIKIDPSSKRLSKLEPFAKWDGKDMLDMFILIKIRGKCTTDHISPAGPWLDYRGHLDNISNNLFIGAINEENGQMNLVKNRLTGEWDTVPNVARHYKANKMSWVVIGEDNYGEGSSREHAALEPRHLGGKAIIVKSFARIHETNLKKQGLLPLTFTNPADYIEILPTDKISVIGLAKLSPGKDLECLVKHANGKTETIKLSHTFNKVQIEWFKAGSALNRMKTSV, encoded by the coding sequence TCTCTCAAAAAAACTGCAGGTAGTCAGACAAAAATTGAATCATCCACTGACACTAGGCGAAAAAGTCCTGTATTCCCATCTGGACGACCCTGAACACCAAGAAATACAAAGAGGCATGAGCTATCTTAGACTGAGGCCCGACAGGGTAGCTATGCAGGACGCCACTGCCCAAATGGCGGTGTTGCAGTTCATCTCAAGTGGTTTATCAAGAGTTGCAGTTCCAACCACCATACATTGTGATCATCTCATAGTGGCCCAGAAGAATGCTGAAAGCGACCTCAAGAGGTCTATAGAAATGAGCAAGGAAGTCTTTGACTTCTTGGGCTCGGCGTCCCAAAAATATGGGATAGGTTTCTGGAGACCAGGAGCAGGAATCATACATCAAATCTTCCTAGAAAACTATGCTTTTCCGGGTCTCTTAATGATTGGTACAGATTCTCACACGCCGAATGGTGGTGGCTTGGCCGGACTTTGTATTGGAGTTGGGGGAGCAGACGCTGTAGACGTTATGGCTAACATTCCTTGGGAGGTCAAGTGTCCCAGATATTTTGGAATAAAACTTGTAGGTAAACCTTCAGGTTGGACATGCCCCAAAGATATAATTCTGAAACTGGCTGGAATTTTGAGCGTCAAAGGTGGCACAGGTGCCATCTTAGAATATTTCGGTCCAGGTACTGAAGAAATTTCGGCAACTGGGATGGCCACCATTTGCAACATGGGGGCAGAGTTAGGAGCTACAACTTCCGTATTCCCTTACAATGAAAGGATGAGGAATTACCTTAAAGCTACAGGTAGAGATGACATTATGAAAATAGCTGATGAATACAAGAAAGACCTATTGAGCCCTGACGAGAACTGCAAATACGATATTGTTATAGATATGGACTTGAACACACTTGAACCGCACGTTAACGGACCTTACAGTCCAGATTTAATCAACCCCATAAGCAAACTGGGAAGCAAcgcaaaacaaaaaaaatggcctataaacataaaaaatgcCCTCATTGGTTCTTGTACCAACAGTTCCTACGAAGACATGACACGATGTGCTTCTCTAGTTAAAGAAGCTCTAAGTCGTGGTGTGAAAGCTAAAATCCCATTCTACATAACACCGGGTTCCGAACAAATCCGCCTCACAATGGAAAGAGATGGACTCATCAAGTTATTCACAGAGTTTGGAGGTACAGTCCTAGCTAACGCATGCGGTCCTTGTATAGGTCAATGGGATAGACACGACGTTAAAATGGGCCAAAAAAACACCATTTTATGCTCGTATAACAGAAATTTCAGCGGTAGAAATGATTTGAATCCAGGCACCCACTCTTTTCTGTCTTCTCCAGAAATCGTCACTGCTATGAGTATGGAGGGTACTCTCAAATTCGATCCAACGAAAGACATGCTCACCGATAAAGAAGGGAAGAAGTTTCAACTGACACCGCCGAAAGGATCTGAATTTCCACCTCAAGGTTTTGCCGAAGGAAGTTCGAAATTGTACGTTAAACCAGAAGATAACGCTGAGTCGGTACAAATTAAAATTGACCCTTCATCCAAGAGGTTATCCAAGTTAGAACCCTTCGCCAAATGGGATGGCAAAGATATGCTGGATATGTTTATCCTCATCAAGATTAGAGGGAAGTGTACAACTGATCATATATCACCAGCAGGACCTTGGTTGGACTATAGAGGACATCTGGACAACATCTCGAATAACCTCTTCATTGGAGCTATAAATGAGGAGAATGGACAGATGAATCTGGTGAAGAATAGACTTACTGGCGAGTGGGATACTGTCCCTAATGTCGCCCGACATTACAAAGCCAACAAAATGAGTTGGGTTGTTATAGGAGAAGATAATTACGGAGAAGGCAGCTCCAGAGAGCATGCAGCACTTGAACCAAGACATCTGGGTGGCAAAGCCATCATAGTCAAATCTTTCGCTAGAATCCACGAAACCAACTTGAAAAAACAAGGTTTGTTGCCTTTGACATTCACCAACCCGGCAGATTACATCGAAATTTTACCTACAGACAAAATAAGCGTGATAGGACTTGCGAAACTATCTCCAGGTAAAGATCTCGAGTGCTTGGTAAAACACGCAAATGGAAAAACAGAAACTATAAAGTTGAGTCATACTTTTAACAAGGTTCAAATTGAATGGTTCAAAGCCGGAAGCGCTCTAAACAGAATGAAGACCTCTGTGTAG